From a single Bacillus sp. NEB1478 genomic region:
- the rpsB gene encoding 30S ribosomal protein S2 yields the protein MAVISMKQLLEAGVHFGHQTRRWNPKMSRYIFTERNGIYIIDLQKTVKKVEECYNVMRNIAADGGKILFVGTKKQAQDSVKEEAERSDMYYINQRWLGGTLTNFGTIRKRINRLKDLEKMQEDGTFEVLPKKEVILLKKEMERLEKFLGGIKEMNKLPDALFVVDPRKERIAIAEARKLNIPIIAIVDTNCDPDEVDHVIPGNDDAIRAVKLLTGKMADAIIEANQGGEEVAEAAEEETTA from the coding sequence ATGGCAGTAATTTCAATGAAACAATTGTTAGAAGCTGGTGTACACTTTGGTCATCAGACTCGCCGTTGGAATCCGAAAATGTCTCGTTACATTTTCACAGAAAGAAACGGTATCTACATTATCGATCTTCAAAAGACGGTAAAGAAAGTAGAAGAATGCTACAATGTTATGCGTAACATCGCAGCAGACGGCGGAAAAATCCTTTTCGTTGGTACTAAAAAGCAAGCTCAAGATTCAGTTAAGGAAGAAGCTGAACGTTCTGACATGTACTACATCAACCAACGCTGGTTAGGTGGTACATTAACTAACTTCGGTACAATCCGCAAGCGTATCAACCGTTTGAAGGATCTTGAAAAAATGCAAGAAGATGGTACTTTTGAAGTACTTCCTAAGAAAGAAGTTATCCTTCTTAAAAAAGAAATGGAACGTCTTGAAAAGTTCTTAGGCGGAATTAAAGAAATGAACAAGCTTCCAGATGCATTATTCGTAGTTGACCCTCGTAAAGAGCGTATTGCGATTGCTGAAGCTCGTAAATTAAACATTCCGATCATTGCTATCGTTGATACTAACTGTGACCCGGATGAAGTAGATCACGTTATCCCTGGTAACGATGACGCTATCCGTGCAGTTAAACTTCTTACTGGTAAGATGGCTGACGCTATCATCGAAGCTAACCAAGGCGGAGAAGAAGTAGCAGAAGCTGCTGAAGAAGAAACAACTGCTTAA
- a CDS encoding DUF6115 domain-containing protein — protein MSIFIFISILLHIASLYFIFILWKKGEQIKTSSLNGQEMQDIEILLEEFSVEMKDENEKLKQLILKYQYESNLKQNDETEPITNNDSDSSSILQNEKIDEDKDKKEVIILSKQGFSSTEIAKKLNRGKGEIELLLRFYG, from the coding sequence ATGAGCATTTTTATTTTTATAAGTATACTACTGCATATTGCCTCACTTTATTTTATCTTTATATTATGGAAAAAAGGTGAGCAAATTAAGACCAGTTCGTTAAATGGACAAGAAATGCAAGACATAGAAATACTCTTAGAAGAGTTCTCTGTGGAAATGAAAGACGAGAATGAAAAATTAAAGCAACTTATTTTAAAATATCAATATGAATCAAATTTAAAACAAAATGATGAAACTGAGCCTATTACAAATAACGATTCTGATTCATCTTCAATTCTACAAAATGAAAAGATAGATGAAGATAAAGACAAAAAAGAAGTCATAATATTGTCGAAACAAGGGTTTTCTTCAACTGAAATTGCGAAAAAGTTAAATCGCGGCAAAGGAGAAATTGAGCTCCTTTTAAGATTTTATGGTTAA
- a CDS encoding FapA family protein: MDQWFSIETKDKDTKAILFKKDHVDFSNIDITEDMVSKWLKEKNIQHGIRSEVVYQLMQNLEGIHFPVIIAEGKLPEDGAAAQLVPVIGTEFTIEHDSNVRIDFKRLLKIPTVSSGQLIARKKTATEGRPGISVFGKPIPAKNGKEINIKNGENTFFHLEDLGIYATADGEVSFNTHSVNVYPVYRVNGDLSLKTGHIDFIGNVHVTGDVPSGFKIQAKGDIRIEGLVEAAEITTPGSIVIAGGVLGQGKGSIRCGGNFTSLYVNQGRILAGESIEVAQSILYSHCEAGNNIFCVTAKGNISGGTIKAGNQIHANEIGNETYTKTFIYMEEQELDNQSIMEIEQKITELQKTLEKLQQLKDAIVRQSAQPSGSSQSTINRIEMTLNQTAEQLSMLNVEKIKHITSEQNEKAQITIKGTLYPNVEISMGKYKRKVQSPFHSAKVFMEDKEIVIHSL; this comes from the coding sequence ATGGATCAGTGGTTCAGCATTGAAACTAAAGACAAAGATACGAAAGCAATTTTGTTTAAAAAAGATCATGTTGATTTTTCAAACATAGATATCACGGAAGATATGGTATCAAAATGGTTAAAAGAAAAAAACATTCAACACGGAATTCGATCTGAAGTTGTTTATCAGTTGATGCAAAACCTTGAAGGCATTCATTTTCCGGTCATTATAGCTGAAGGGAAGCTTCCAGAAGATGGGGCTGCTGCACAGCTAGTACCTGTCATTGGTACAGAATTTACTATTGAACATGATAGTAATGTCAGAATAGATTTTAAAAGGCTCTTAAAGATTCCTACCGTTTCGTCTGGACAGCTGATTGCCCGCAAAAAAACCGCTACTGAAGGAAGACCTGGAATATCAGTCTTTGGAAAACCGATTCCTGCTAAAAACGGGAAAGAAATAAATATAAAAAATGGAGAAAATACGTTTTTTCATTTGGAAGATCTGGGAATCTATGCAACGGCTGACGGAGAGGTGAGTTTTAATACTCATAGTGTTAATGTTTATCCGGTTTATCGAGTGAATGGCGATCTGTCATTGAAAACGGGTCATATAGATTTTATAGGAAATGTGCATGTAACAGGAGATGTACCTTCTGGCTTTAAAATTCAAGCTAAAGGTGACATCCGTATTGAAGGCCTGGTAGAAGCAGCTGAAATTACTACTCCAGGGTCAATCGTAATCGCTGGAGGTGTTTTAGGACAAGGGAAAGGCTCCATTCGATGCGGGGGGAATTTCACAAGTCTTTATGTGAACCAAGGCAGGATTTTAGCGGGGGAAAGTATTGAAGTGGCACAATCGATCCTCTACAGTCACTGTGAAGCAGGAAATAACATTTTTTGTGTAACAGCTAAAGGGAATATTTCTGGTGGGACAATTAAGGCAGGAAACCAGATTCATGCAAATGAAATCGGAAATGAAACGTATACAAAAACGTTTATATATATGGAAGAGCAAGAGTTAGACAACCAATCAATAATGGAAATAGAACAAAAAATTACCGAGTTGCAGAAAACTTTAGAAAAGCTTCAACAATTAAAAGATGCGATTGTGAGACAATCAGCACAACCATCGGGTTCAAGCCAATCAACGATAAATAGAATTGAAATGACTTTGAATCAAACGGCTGAGCAGTTATCAATGTTGAATGTAGAAAAAATCAAGCATATTACTTCAGAACAGAATGAGAAAGCTCAAATTACGATAAAAGGAACCTTATATCCAAATGTAGAAATTAGTATGGGGAAGTATAAACGAAAAGTTCAGTCCCCATTTCACTCAGCAAAAGTATTTATGGAAGATAAGGAAATCGTAATACATTCCCTATAA
- a CDS encoding FliA/WhiG family RNA polymerase sigma factor: protein MTEPSLVEEQSCWEKWNKSRDREAGDVLLRAYMPLVNYHVQRISVGLPKSVNKDELRSLGMLGLYDALKKFEPERDLKFDTYASFRIRGAILDGLRREDWLPRSMREKTKKVEAAIERLEQQNLRTVSPKEVAEEIGFTENEVTSVMSESFLANVLSIDEENKESDSREKVSYTIEDKKVITPENSLLQEELHKELASVIKELSEKEQLVVSLFYYEELTLTEIGQVLGLSTSRISQIHSKALFRIRQVLKRYM, encoded by the coding sequence ATGACGGAGCCATCTTTAGTAGAAGAACAATCTTGTTGGGAAAAATGGAACAAGAGCCGTGATCGTGAAGCAGGTGATGTACTGCTTCGTGCATATATGCCCCTTGTTAACTATCATGTACAGCGTATATCGGTAGGCCTGCCTAAAAGCGTCAATAAAGATGAGCTTCGATCACTCGGGATGCTCGGGTTATATGATGCATTAAAGAAATTTGAGCCGGAGCGAGATTTGAAGTTTGATACATATGCATCTTTTAGAATCAGGGGTGCAATACTTGATGGACTTCGAAGGGAAGATTGGCTACCGCGCAGTATGCGAGAAAAAACAAAAAAGGTTGAAGCGGCTATTGAAAGGTTAGAGCAGCAAAACCTTCGTACTGTCAGCCCGAAAGAAGTAGCAGAGGAAATTGGGTTTACAGAAAATGAAGTCACATCTGTTATGTCTGAGAGTTTCCTTGCTAATGTTCTATCGATCGATGAGGAGAACAAAGAATCGGATAGCCGCGAAAAAGTCTCGTATACCATTGAAGATAAAAAGGTAATAACACCTGAGAACAGTCTTCTTCAAGAAGAGCTCCATAAGGAACTTGCAAGTGTAATTAAAGAACTATCAGAAAAAGAACAGCTTGTTGTAAGTTTGTTCTATTACGAAGAATTAACATTGACTGAAATCGGCCAAGTGCTTGGTTTATCCACATCTAGAATTTCACAAATTCACTCAAAAGCATTGTTTAGAATTAGGCAGGTTCTTAAACGTTATATGTAA
- a CDS encoding chemotaxis protein CheD gives MSDIVKVGIAELDLAVPPDTIRTTGLGSCVGVVLYDEVKKIAGLAHVMLPDSTLAKAASLNIGKYADTAIKTLYDMLIKKGAIRRNLKAKIAGGAQMFQFTSGSEMMRIGPRNVESVKTMLAELGIPIIASDVGGSSGRTIEFNPESAQLSIKTVNMGTKIL, from the coding sequence ATGAGTGACATCGTAAAAGTGGGGATTGCTGAGTTAGATCTTGCAGTACCACCTGACACTATTAGGACAACAGGTCTAGGATCTTGTGTTGGTGTTGTTCTGTATGACGAAGTAAAAAAAATAGCTGGCCTGGCTCATGTTATGCTGCCAGATTCCACTTTAGCAAAAGCAGCCTCCCTTAATATTGGAAAGTATGCAGATACAGCCATCAAAACGTTGTATGACATGCTAATAAAAAAAGGGGCTATCAGAAGAAATCTGAAAGCAAAGATTGCTGGTGGAGCGCAGATGTTCCAATTTACTTCTGGCAGTGAAATGATGAGAATTGGACCAAGAAATGTAGAGAGTGTAAAAACAATGTTAGCAGAGTTAGGTATACCTATTATTGCAAGTGATGTTGGCGGTTCAAGCGGCAGAACAATTGAATTTAATCCTGAAAGTGCACAACTGTCAATCAAAACTGTGAACATGGGTACAAAAATTTTGTAA
- a CDS encoding chemotaxis protein CheC, translated as MDFTKIKPIHLDILREIGNIGAGHSATALSTLLNKAVDMKVPSVKVISFDEITEMVGGSENIVASVFLRIVGEAPGCMFFMLPLKQAEQLLFDIFGGHDIQLEDGFTSEMSLSALQEIGNILSGSYLTAFSDFTKLNLQPSVPATSIDMAGAILSFGLLEISTVSDFAIVIDTAFVDMKNDDEVKGHFFLLPDPGSFEKIFKSLGVPLA; from the coding sequence ATGGATTTCACAAAAATTAAACCTATACATCTCGATATCCTTCGTGAAATTGGAAATATCGGAGCGGGTCATTCTGCGACTGCTCTTTCTACCCTATTAAATAAAGCAGTTGATATGAAGGTGCCATCCGTCAAAGTAATTTCATTTGATGAGATTACTGAAATGGTTGGTGGCTCTGAGAATATTGTAGCCTCCGTTTTTTTAAGAATTGTAGGAGAAGCTCCAGGCTGTATGTTCTTTATGCTTCCTTTAAAACAGGCTGAACAGCTGCTTTTTGATATTTTTGGAGGGCATGATATACAGCTCGAGGATGGTTTTACCTCTGAAATGTCTCTATCTGCACTGCAAGAGATAGGCAATATATTATCAGGGTCTTATCTAACAGCGTTTTCTGATTTTACAAAACTGAACCTCCAGCCTTCTGTTCCTGCGACAAGTATTGATATGGCAGGAGCTATTCTCAGTTTCGGTTTGTTAGAAATATCAACTGTGAGTGATTTTGCAATTGTAATTGATACTGCTTTTGTTGACATGAAAAATGATGACGAAGTTAAAGGACACTTTTTTCTGCTGCCTGATCCAGGATCGTTTGAAAAAATTTTTAAATCACTAGGAGTTCCATTGGCATGA
- a CDS encoding chemotaxis protein CheW, translating to MSEINDLKVIVFQLKDEEYAVPVQDVKSIERMQHITRIPRTAPFIKGVINLRGIVTPIIDLRSRFELEEMEYTDSTRIIIVSVGTMEAGLIVDAANDVLDLNAETIEAPPEVVGGVDAEYIKSVAKVDKRLLVLVDLYKVLNPEKLDVMTHSERSR from the coding sequence ATGTCAGAAATAAATGATCTAAAAGTAATTGTTTTTCAATTAAAAGATGAAGAGTACGCAGTACCAGTTCAGGATGTAAAATCCATTGAAAGAATGCAGCACATTACAAGAATTCCAAGAACGGCTCCTTTCATTAAAGGGGTAATTAATTTAAGAGGGATTGTTACACCGATTATTGATTTGCGATCACGGTTTGAATTAGAAGAAATGGAATATACAGATTCAACACGTATCATAATTGTATCCGTTGGAACGATGGAAGCAGGATTGATTGTAGATGCTGCAAACGATGTGCTCGACTTAAATGCTGAAACTATTGAAGCGCCGCCAGAAGTAGTTGGGGGTGTAGATGCAGAGTATATCAAAAGTGTAGCAAAAGTGGATAAAAGACTACTTGTGTTAGTGGATCTTTATAAAGTGCTTAATCCAGAAAAGCTGGATGTAATGACGCATTCAGAAAGAAGCAGGTAG